The following are encoded in a window of Amphibacillus xylanus NBRC 15112 genomic DNA:
- a CDS encoding GTP pyrophosphokinase, translated as MKEELEINPNHFKDRKKELLRFLMGYKFALEQLKTKIDLLKSEFKHIHDYNPIEHVTSRVKTPESIMRKAQKKGCPLTLESIRKNIRDIAGLRITCSFESDIYVIHRMLEEHGDVNIIEEKDYINNPKGNGYRSLHLIVEVPVFMTDREQRVLVEIQIRTIAMDFWASLEHKIFYKYNREIPEHIKHELAEAAEVAHMLDKKMEALHTEVNLIKSNQEEDEEVETIQINDEQFRFPVAFINRLTQVNWM; from the coding sequence ATGAAAGAAGAGCTTGAAATCAATCCTAATCATTTTAAAGATAGAAAAAAAGAACTACTACGATTTTTGATGGGATATAAATTTGCTCTCGAGCAATTGAAAACTAAAATAGATTTATTAAAAAGTGAATTTAAACATATCCACGACTATAATCCAATTGAACATGTCACCTCTAGAGTCAAAACACCTGAAAGTATTATGCGCAAAGCACAGAAGAAAGGTTGTCCGCTAACTTTAGAGTCAATCCGTAAAAATATCCGAGATATTGCCGGACTTAGAATTACCTGCTCTTTTGAATCTGATATTTATGTCATACATAGAATGTTGGAAGAGCATGGGGATGTTAATATTATTGAAGAGAAAGACTATATTAATAATCCAAAAGGTAATGGCTATCGTAGTCTACACCTCATTGTAGAAGTACCAGTATTTATGACCGATCGTGAACAACGCGTACTAGTCGAGATCCAAATCCGCACAATTGCGATGGACTTTTGGGCATCATTAGAGCACAAAATTTTCTATAAATATAATCGGGAAATCCCTGAACATATTAAGCACGAGTTAGCTGAAGCGGCAGAGGTCGCACATATGCTTGATAAGAAAATGGAGGCACTTCATACAGAAGTGAATTTAATTAAATCAAATCAAGAAGAAGACGAAGAAGTTGAAACGATCCAAATTAATGACGAGCAATTTCGTTTTCCAGTAGCATTTATTAATCGATTAACACAAGTGAATTGGATGTAA
- a CDS encoding aldose epimerase family protein, whose amino-acid sequence MYKIESFEKQMFQLYQLKNEEGTSWITVCPERGGIIIGYGTNGEEKLYLNDESFYDRKQDVRGGIPILFPISGKLPDDQYKWNNQEYQMPEHGLARIHPWEVIETYADEDKAFISILFESSIGTKEVYPFDFEVIFTYTLKDDQLMIYQTYRNTGRHPMPIYPGLHPYFKTNSKFVSIDTGAQVYYDGKDGETKAFTGKIDLEKLSEIVVLENKRTDIDAQLEDVDVHIDLAKDFRYTVLWSEEGRDFVCIEPWTAKDGDLSSEEGIIVVEPGEAFETWISFQVV is encoded by the coding sequence ATGTATAAAATTGAAAGTTTTGAAAAGCAAATGTTTCAGCTGTACCAACTCAAAAACGAGGAAGGTACATCATGGATTACGGTTTGCCCAGAACGTGGTGGCATTATTATTGGTTACGGTACAAACGGGGAAGAAAAGCTTTACTTAAATGATGAATCATTTTACGATCGTAAACAAGATGTTCGCGGCGGAATTCCGATTCTATTCCCTATCTCAGGTAAACTACCTGATGATCAATATAAGTGGAATAACCAGGAATATCAAATGCCAGAACATGGACTAGCCCGCATTCACCCATGGGAAGTAATTGAGACATATGCTGACGAAGATAAAGCGTTTATTTCTATTTTATTTGAGAGCAGCATTGGAACAAAAGAAGTGTACCCATTTGATTTTGAAGTGATTTTCACTTACACACTTAAAGACGATCAACTCATGATTTATCAAACTTATCGCAATACGGGACGTCATCCTATGCCAATTTATCCAGGCTTGCATCCGTATTTTAAAACAAATTCTAAATTTGTTTCAATCGATACCGGAGCACAAGTGTATTACGACGGTAAAGACGGCGAGACAAAAGCGTTTACAGGTAAGATTGATTTAGAGAAACTAAGTGAAATCGTCGTTTTAGAAAATAAACGTACAGATATTGATGCTCAACTAGAAGATGTTGACGTTCATATCGATCTGGCAAAAGATTTTCGCTACACTGTATTGTGGTCAGAAGAAGGTAGAGATTTTGTGTGTATCGAGCCTTGGACTGCAAAAGACGGTGACCTTTCTAGTGAAGAGGGAATTATTGTTGTCGAGCCAGGTGAAGCCTTCGAAACATGGATTAGTTTTCAAGTAGTCTAA
- a CDS encoding type 2 periplasmic-binding domain-containing protein, translated as MRTVKFMISLILILILVACQLPEEKEYQSYFSESPSLVSENEINNNKLIEIWTPEDVVSNTLRYFSHQYEEYEFEVTVVDRLDLVDTYYEALLTNNEPDLMIISAQDVGAFSGLDMFETLNVEPYYNHQFFSKRPTRELEKYINDDGEMYGFPIHFFPYVTLYRADILGEYGFPTDPDELAAYISDVDNWLNMVTTLYEDGLYAYESTQTILEWALDTTYPFDGDYQYLYQAEPFSNLIDVLIELDRLDYDLDLSIWRTPGHQALKNDRLVMIQGASFMDDIIHDWFPEQEGKWRVTTLPFGMRGIDKETGLVATIPKNANNKSIVWNLVRALSDDLLNLHALSTNHPLFDQDNLGEFYLEVLNQPAIGKPSMLDKTAQLLWENSVYRVNQGYPLNETFFQQTHNQVIEQVRNNRRVLSNN; from the coding sequence ATGCGGACTGTCAAATTCATGATCAGTTTAATTCTAATTTTAATCCTAGTCGCCTGTCAGTTACCTGAGGAAAAGGAGTATCAGAGTTATTTTTCTGAAAGTCCAAGCTTAGTTTCAGAAAATGAGATCAATAATAATAAATTAATTGAAATTTGGACTCCTGAAGATGTCGTTTCAAATACACTAAGATATTTCAGTCATCAGTATGAAGAATATGAATTTGAAGTGACAGTTGTTGATCGATTGGATTTAGTCGATACTTATTATGAAGCATTATTAACAAACAATGAGCCAGATTTAATGATTATCTCTGCACAAGATGTCGGTGCTTTCTCAGGTTTAGATATGTTTGAAACATTAAATGTTGAGCCATATTATAACCATCAATTTTTTAGCAAACGTCCAACACGTGAGTTAGAGAAATATATTAATGATGATGGAGAAATGTATGGTTTTCCGATTCATTTTTTCCCTTATGTAACATTGTATCGAGCGGATATTCTTGGGGAATATGGTTTTCCGACTGATCCAGATGAATTAGCAGCATATATTAGTGATGTTGACAATTGGCTAAATATGGTGACCACACTGTATGAAGATGGCCTTTATGCATATGAATCAACTCAAACGATTTTAGAGTGGGCACTCGATACGACATATCCATTTGATGGTGACTATCAGTACCTATATCAAGCAGAGCCTTTTTCAAACTTAATTGACGTATTAATTGAGTTGGATCGACTAGATTATGATCTTGACCTGTCAATTTGGCGAACGCCAGGACACCAGGCCTTAAAGAATGATCGACTAGTGATGATTCAAGGCGCTAGCTTTATGGACGATATTATTCATGATTGGTTCCCAGAGCAAGAAGGCAAGTGGCGTGTAACGACACTTCCGTTTGGCATGCGCGGCATCGATAAAGAAACGGGATTAGTGGCTACAATCCCTAAAAATGCGAATAATAAAAGTATCGTTTGGAATCTTGTTCGAGCACTTTCAGACGATTTATTAAATCTCCACGCGTTGTCAACAAATCATCCACTGTTTGATCAAGACAATTTAGGTGAGTTTTATTTAGAAGTGTTGAATCAACCAGCAATCGGCAAACCATCCATGCTTGATAAGACAGCTCAATTATTATGGGAAAATAGTGTTTATCGAGTGAATCAAGGTTATCCACTAAATGAAACCTTTTTCCAACAAACACATAACCAAGTTATAGAACAAGTACGCAATAATCGACGCGTACTAAGTAATAATTAG
- a CDS encoding LCP family glycopolymer transferase: MDQQENKSLKPKKKRNWWVLTPLIIIGIIILTVGLYAAYIFNGVKKNVDNKMYEAVTSIDPELTQKKIKERENINILLLGIDAESSDRGRSDAVIVMTLKPETEEMQMISIPRDTRATIVGRGTVEKINHAYAYGGADMAIETVENFLGVEFDYFVRINMSGLAELVDALGTITIQNELEFSAGGYNFPVGPVELDGDKTLSYVRMRKQDPKGDFGRTDRQRKVIEGIVNEGATVANATRVVELTNILGENMGTNMEFNDMISLITNYRNTRRNVVNYRMEGTGTTIDGIYYYLISDEEIAKVRDMIDS; this comes from the coding sequence ATGGATCAACAAGAAAATAAAAGCCTGAAACCGAAAAAGAAAAGAAATTGGTGGGTCTTAACACCCTTGATCATCATTGGTATAATTATTTTAACAGTTGGACTATATGCTGCTTACATTTTTAATGGTGTAAAGAAGAATGTTGATAATAAAATGTATGAAGCTGTAACGTCAATTGACCCTGAACTTACTCAAAAGAAAATTAAAGAACGTGAAAATATTAATATTCTACTTTTAGGGATCGATGCAGAATCATCAGATCGTGGTCGTTCGGATGCAGTGATTGTGATGACATTAAAACCAGAGACTGAAGAAATGCAAATGATTAGTATCCCGCGTGACACAAGAGCAACAATCGTTGGTCGCGGTACAGTTGAAAAGATCAACCACGCCTATGCATATGGTGGTGCTGATATGGCAATTGAAACAGTTGAAAACTTTTTAGGCGTCGAGTTTGATTATTTTGTTAGAATTAATATGAGTGGTTTAGCGGAACTTGTTGATGCACTTGGTACGATTACAATTCAAAATGAGTTAGAATTTAGTGCTGGTGGTTACAATTTCCCTGTTGGTCCTGTGGAGCTTGATGGCGATAAAACGTTAAGTTATGTGCGCATGAGAAAGCAAGACCCTAAAGGCGACTTTGGTAGAACTGATCGCCAACGTAAAGTCATTGAGGGAATTGTGAATGAGGGTGCAACAGTTGCCAATGCGACACGTGTTGTTGAACTGACGAACATTTTAGGCGAAAATATGGGCACGAACATGGAGTTTAACGACATGATTTCGCTCATTACAAATTATCGCAATACAAGACGTAATGTCGTCAATTACCGGATGGAAGGTACTGGAACGACAATCGATGGTATATATTATTATTTAATCAGCGATGAGGAAATTGCCAAAGTAAGAGATATGATTGACTCTTAA
- a CDS encoding ribose-phosphate diphosphokinase: MKVFSLSSNKSLAKGIAELLGLELGKLSIKTFSDGEIQINVEESVRGFDIYIVQSTNDPSDQHIMELLILLDAFRRASAKTINVVIPYYGYARQDRKTKSREPITAKLIADMIEKAGADRVIVMDLHASQVQGFFHIPVDHISGLPIIAPYFIEKNLEDVVVVAPDHGSVKRARQFADMLHAPIAILDRRGPREVDHPLLSVVGDIKDKTVILLDDIIDTGRRVSTGAKALHEHGAKEIYAACTHPVLSGIATQYIDESPIKEMVLTDTIFIQPEYRSDKMTILSTAPIFADAIKRVHLEKPVSSLFNY, encoded by the coding sequence ATGAAAGTGTTTAGTCTAAGTTCAAACAAAAGCCTAGCAAAAGGAATAGCTGAACTTTTAGGTCTTGAATTAGGTAAATTGTCAATCAAGACTTTTAGTGATGGAGAAATTCAAATTAATGTTGAGGAAAGTGTTCGAGGCTTTGATATTTATATTGTTCAATCAACAAATGATCCATCAGATCAACATATTATGGAGTTACTGATTTTACTTGATGCTTTTAGACGTGCATCAGCTAAAACGATTAATGTTGTGATACCTTACTACGGTTATGCACGACAAGATCGTAAGACAAAATCACGTGAGCCAATTACAGCGAAATTAATTGCCGATATGATTGAAAAAGCTGGAGCAGATCGCGTTATCGTTATGGATCTACACGCATCTCAGGTACAAGGGTTTTTCCATATTCCTGTGGATCATATTAGCGGTCTACCAATTATTGCACCGTACTTTATCGAGAAAAATCTAGAAGACGTTGTTGTAGTAGCACCTGATCATGGAAGTGTTAAACGTGCACGTCAGTTTGCTGATATGCTACACGCTCCAATTGCAATCTTAGATCGCCGTGGACCAAGAGAAGTAGATCATCCACTTCTTTCAGTTGTTGGTGATATTAAGGATAAGACAGTTATTCTTCTTGATGACATCATCGATACAGGTAGAAGAGTTTCAACAGGAGCTAAAGCACTTCATGAACATGGAGCGAAAGAAATCTATGCTGCTTGTACACACCCAGTTCTTTCTGGAATTGCGACACAGTATATCGATGAATCACCAATTAAAGAAATGGTGCTGACAGACACAATCTTTATCCAACCAGAATACCGTTCTGATAAAATGACGATTTTAAGCACTGCACCAATTTTCGCAGATGCAATCAAACGCGTTCACTTAGAAAAACCAGTCAGCTCACTGTTCAATTACTAA
- the trhA gene encoding PAQR family membrane homeostasis protein TrhA, giving the protein MNKVNTFSLGEEIANAITHGVGTVLSVAGLVVLIIFSALYGSAWHVVSFTIFGVTMVFLYTSSTLLHSLPNGRAKNVFEILDHSSIYFFIAGTYTPFLLVVIRGTLGWTLFGIVWGMAIAGTIFKVFFVKRFVLFSTVMYVLMGWLIVFAWPTLTEQLAKGGIILLMLGGLLYTLGAIFYVWRFFKFHHMVWHLFVLTATILHYFAILIYVLPISIS; this is encoded by the coding sequence ATGAATAAAGTCAATACATTTAGTTTAGGTGAAGAAATTGCAAATGCGATTACACATGGTGTTGGAACGGTATTAAGTGTTGCTGGATTGGTGGTTCTAATCATATTTTCCGCCCTTTACGGGTCCGCTTGGCACGTTGTCAGTTTTACGATTTTTGGTGTGACGATGGTGTTTTTATATACATCATCAACTTTATTGCACAGCTTACCAAATGGCAGGGCAAAAAATGTGTTTGAAATTCTTGATCATTCGTCGATTTACTTTTTTATCGCTGGGACATATACACCGTTTTTATTAGTTGTGATTCGTGGGACGTTGGGATGGACTTTATTCGGTATCGTTTGGGGTATGGCAATTGCGGGGACAATCTTTAAAGTATTTTTCGTCAAACGGTTTGTGCTCTTTTCAACTGTCATGTATGTCTTAATGGGATGGCTCATTGTCTTTGCTTGGCCAACGCTAACTGAGCAATTAGCAAAAGGCGGGATTATCCTCTTAATGCTTGGTGGTCTACTATATACACTTGGTGCGATATTTTATGTTTGGCGCTTTTTCAAATTCCACCATATGGTGTGGCATTTATTTGTCTTAACCGCAACAATCCTCCATTATTTTGCGATCCTTATCTATGTTTTACCGATTTCAATATCATAA
- a CDS encoding GGDEF domain-containing protein: MRRNLSIAIIIIVTSFCAHLLNLPVFFGISINLSLIGYMLAVRFLPLHYAVITSTLISTLIFFESGNLRFAITALIHTIILALFYNRKKKDLFTWTFLTVLILASINFLFNYFYLGFDELTFLIFFVYIQHSILYILIALFIDLVTVYFPYMPYLRKGITLKRPIFFGQVIFNVIVVVAILPLILITGMNIFIKYSETVHYYEERAASFDNVINEYINRLDEREVQRFLLGSTVERGFFNQLIEQFVADTDTTVYVFNEDQSLFTNTADAIDYRFLDQKMKRGYIIELSEHQDIWIDSTGEAIHNWYNGHFLHRTTILDKDIHLIMPLPSQFIPFVSELFLYYLLILIVFFSAFIFGLIADGILTRQLSQLNTLASKLPSTMLDQNEITVPVSRIFEFSQLAVNIGIVGDRLKKMFLELEEKTEQLQKSEQALYQVAHHDNLTLLPNRRSFYLDLEDLLEQRIDQFAILFIDFDKFKLVNDTYGHSSGDQLLIDIADRFRALCDDCDQLSFYRLAGDEFIGVVRHREFEDVKQLGESILTELSKPFKIKGDDVYISASIGVSLYPNHGDSIDALLNAADQAMYELKNKEKQGINFAPERGN; encoded by the coding sequence ATGAGAAGAAACCTTTCAATAGCTATAATAATCATTGTAACTAGTTTTTGTGCTCACTTATTAAATTTGCCTGTGTTTTTTGGAATTTCTATTAATCTATCATTAATAGGATATATGTTAGCTGTTCGGTTTTTGCCGCTTCATTATGCAGTTATAACTAGTACACTTATTAGTACACTAATCTTTTTTGAATCTGGAAATTTACGCTTTGCGATTACTGCATTAATTCATACGATCATTCTAGCTTTATTTTATAATCGCAAGAAAAAGGATTTGTTTACTTGGACATTTTTGACTGTGTTAATTCTTGCGTCAATAAATTTCCTGTTCAATTATTTTTATTTAGGATTTGACGAACTGACTTTTCTTATATTCTTTGTTTATATCCAACATAGTATTTTATATATTCTTATTGCTCTATTTATCGATTTAGTTACTGTTTACTTCCCGTACATGCCTTATTTAAGAAAAGGAATTACATTAAAGCGCCCGATCTTTTTTGGTCAAGTGATCTTTAATGTCATTGTCGTAGTGGCGATTTTACCATTAATCTTAATTACCGGAATGAATATTTTTATTAAATATAGTGAAACAGTTCATTATTATGAAGAACGAGCAGCTAGCTTTGATAATGTTATAAATGAGTATATTAATCGATTAGATGAGCGAGAAGTTCAAAGATTCCTATTAGGTTCCACAGTTGAACGTGGTTTCTTTAATCAATTAATCGAGCAATTTGTTGCGGATACAGACACTACTGTATATGTATTTAATGAAGACCAGTCATTGTTTACCAATACTGCTGATGCCATCGATTATCGATTCCTCGATCAGAAGATGAAGCGTGGATACATTATAGAATTAAGTGAACATCAAGATATTTGGATCGACTCAACTGGTGAAGCGATTCATAATTGGTATAATGGTCACTTTTTGCATAGAACGACTATTTTAGATAAAGACATTCATTTGATCATGCCTTTACCTAGTCAGTTTATTCCGTTTGTTTCAGAGCTATTTTTATATTATTTATTAATCTTAATAGTCTTTTTCTCAGCATTTATTTTTGGTTTAATAGCTGATGGTATATTAACGCGACAGCTTTCACAATTAAATACGCTCGCATCTAAGTTGCCATCAACGATGCTAGATCAGAATGAGATTACAGTTCCTGTTTCTAGAATATTCGAGTTTTCTCAGCTTGCCGTAAATATAGGCATTGTAGGCGATCGCCTGAAAAAGATGTTCTTAGAATTAGAGGAAAAAACAGAACAATTACAAAAGTCAGAGCAAGCACTTTATCAAGTTGCCCATCATGACAATTTAACATTACTTCCAAATCGTCGTTCATTCTATCTTGATTTAGAGGATTTATTGGAACAGCGTATTGACCAATTTGCGATTTTGTTTATTGATTTTGATAAATTTAAGCTTGTCAATGATACGTACGGTCACAGTAGTGGTGATCAATTATTAATTGATATTGCCGATCGTTTTCGAGCGTTATGTGATGATTGTGATCAGTTAAGCTTTTATCGCCTCGCTGGGGATGAGTTTATCGGGGTTGTTCGTCATCGAGAATTTGAAGACGTTAAGCAATTAGGTGAGTCAATCCTTACAGAATTATCGAAACCATTTAAGATTAAAGGTGACGATGTTTATATTTCTGCAAGTATTGGTGTTAGTTTATATCCGAATCATGGAGACTCAATTGATGCATTACTTAATGCAGCAGACCAGGCCATGTATGAACTAAAAAACAAAGAAAAACAAGGCATAAATTTTGCACCTGAAAGAGGTAATTAA
- a CDS encoding ISLre2 family transposase has product MEKNIIKYPNLKQIEQLVWRQLQETFGFVMKQVLEDMDQQIADERDKKRYRLIDKRKFNIASLFGEIELYRNYYLDRSTGEYVYLLDRYLEFEEAGSFSPLIEEAAIELAVKGRSYRNAANTLQTLLGYRVISHEAIRQHLLEVTCKPKKREPILQPVLFVEVDGLFVKRQGKWKKGKEEKIAAVHQGWEVNGKRVSLKNKRHFIHKGKQPFWEAFEDFLIENFEYDPTFHKLVINGDGANWITSCREYFKGRVFFSLDRFHVAREVKSIFSKHPRYRSIRKALAAYKYKTFLTELNSAVGTLEDEEKEERLVSFIRQLEKYPEALGDYRIWLKEQGIDTTGMRPMGSAEGTMSVFAKRLKNGRSWSDKGVSAMGTALVAFLDNLSLKTLFGRIDKWTEIELEKKPPRHYKEKVKRTIGQVTRDNLMYLKGKANIPIYNVLKELSGF; this is encoded by the coding sequence ATGGAAAAGAATATCATAAAATACCCAAATTTAAAACAAATTGAGCAATTGGTTTGGAGACAATTACAAGAAACCTTTGGTTTCGTTATGAAACAGGTCTTGGAGGATATGGACCAACAGATTGCCGATGAACGTGATAAAAAGCGCTATCGTCTTATTGATAAAAGAAAGTTTAATATAGCTAGTCTCTTTGGTGAGATTGAATTATATCGCAATTATTACCTTGACCGATCAACTGGGGAATATGTCTATCTTCTTGATCGTTATCTAGAGTTTGAGGAGGCCGGTTCTTTTAGTCCATTGATTGAGGAAGCTGCCATTGAGCTAGCTGTTAAGGGTCGCTCCTATCGAAATGCAGCTAATACATTACAAACTCTATTAGGTTACCGGGTTATCAGTCATGAGGCAATTCGTCAACACCTATTAGAGGTTACGTGTAAACCTAAAAAGCGTGAACCTATACTCCAACCCGTCTTATTTGTAGAAGTAGATGGTTTATTTGTAAAACGCCAAGGTAAATGGAAAAAGGGAAAAGAAGAGAAAATAGCAGCTGTCCATCAAGGATGGGAAGTCAATGGAAAACGGGTTAGCCTTAAGAACAAACGTCATTTTATTCACAAAGGAAAGCAACCCTTTTGGGAGGCTTTTGAGGACTTTCTAATTGAAAACTTCGAATATGACCCGACTTTTCACAAGCTGGTTATAAATGGAGATGGTGCCAACTGGATTACATCCTGTCGTGAGTATTTTAAAGGTCGTGTATTCTTTTCTCTTGATCGCTTTCATGTGGCACGAGAGGTTAAGAGTATATTCAGTAAGCATCCTCGTTATCGGTCCATTCGTAAAGCCCTTGCGGCATACAAATACAAAACGTTCTTAACAGAGCTTAACAGTGCCGTAGGAACGCTTGAGGATGAGGAGAAGGAGGAACGACTTGTGTCGTTTATCCGCCAATTAGAAAAATATCCAGAAGCATTGGGAGATTATAGAATATGGTTAAAAGAACAGGGAATTGATACAACTGGTATGCGTCCAATGGGAAGCGCAGAGGGAACCATGAGTGTGTTTGCCAAAAGACTAAAAAATGGCCGTAGTTGGTCGGATAAAGGTGTAAGTGCCATGGGCACTGCATTAGTGGCCTTCTTGGATAATTTGTCCCTAAAGACTTTATTCGGGCGAATAGATAAATGGACAGAAATCGAGCTGGAAAAGAAACCACCAAGACATTATAAAGAAAAGGTTAAAAGAACCATTGGTCAGGTTACCAGAGACAATCTTATGTACCTAAAAGGAAAGGCAAATATTCCGATATACAACGTGTTAAAGGAGTTATCTGGTTTTTAA
- a CDS encoding RimK family alpha-L-glutamate ligase: protein MRYKGWLIYNGGLLTKKFIELNEWYVESAKKLAIDLLPIANSELFCQIEEGKVTLEPQLTRPDFVLFLDKDIQLACQLESLGLQVFNSANTIEVCDNKLLMHQQLAQAELPQPLTIFAPMLFSHVKEPNPAFLDHVEEKLGYPLIAKEGFGSFGEQVYMVDDRHQLEAIARKLLHKPHLFQAYIKSSHGQDIRVHVVGDRVVASMKRVSELDFRANVTRGGKMFKIEPSDAFSELAIAASKAVGADFSGVDLLIGPNDEPIICEVNSNAHIKNIYQATSIDVSDYIFEHILTTLKSHSS from the coding sequence ATGAGGTATAAAGGTTGGTTAATTTATAACGGTGGTCTTTTGACTAAGAAGTTTATCGAGTTAAACGAGTGGTATGTTGAATCGGCTAAGAAACTAGCGATCGACTTACTACCGATTGCAAATTCTGAGCTGTTTTGTCAGATAGAAGAAGGGAAAGTTACACTAGAGCCACAATTAACAAGACCAGATTTTGTTTTATTTTTAGATAAGGATATTCAGTTAGCGTGTCAATTAGAAAGTCTTGGTTTACAAGTATTTAATTCGGCGAATACAATTGAAGTTTGTGATAATAAATTGTTGATGCATCAGCAATTGGCTCAGGCAGAGCTGCCACAGCCGTTAACAATCTTTGCACCAATGTTATTTTCACATGTAAAAGAACCAAATCCCGCATTTCTAGATCATGTTGAAGAGAAGTTAGGTTATCCATTGATTGCTAAGGAGGGGTTTGGATCTTTCGGAGAACAGGTGTATATGGTTGATGACCGTCATCAGTTGGAGGCAATTGCTAGGAAGCTATTACATAAGCCGCATCTTTTTCAAGCATATATCAAATCAAGTCATGGTCAGGATATTCGTGTTCACGTTGTCGGTGATCGAGTTGTTGCGAGTATGAAGCGGGTATCTGAGCTTGATTTTAGAGCGAATGTGACACGTGGTGGGAAGATGTTTAAGATTGAACCAAGTGATGCGTTTTCTGAGCTTGCGATAGCTGCGTCAAAAGCAGTTGGGGCAGACTTTTCCGGTGTCGATTTATTAATTGGTCCAAATGACGAGCCGATTATTTGTGAGGTTAATTCAAATGCCCATATAAAAAATATTTATCAAGCAACATCAATTGATGTGTCAGACTATATTTTTGAACATATTTTAACGACATTAAAAAGCCACTCGTCATAG